A window of Amphiprion ocellaris isolate individual 3 ecotype Okinawa chromosome 12, ASM2253959v1, whole genome shotgun sequence contains these coding sequences:
- the LOC111571287 gene encoding toll-like receptor 5 — protein sequence MWLLVLQLLGAGFYLQVATCYRSCILNGQRALCSGQWFYQVPALPPNITHLFLDRNYIRELSSASLEDFAELQDLDLGNQKVKLVIRNNGFLQQRNMTRLVLGFNIGLQLEPRAFAGLDNLQSLFLDHCRLTDAILTNSFLQPLRFLETLDLFGNRIMRLQPDGWCLEAFSLAQGRMLEELKNILIMVVVGKVTHYQLMKVNAIRAFVKRRDYLVWPEDPQDLDWFYERLFSQILKDIKVKEFEEDKPEPEVELDVEDGMELENMGAVAM from the exons ATGTGGCTGCTGGTCCTACAGCTGCTTGGTGCTGGTTTCTACCTGCAG GTGGCGACATGCTATCGATCATGCATTCTGAACGGACAGAGGGCTCTCTGCAGTGGACAGTGGTTCTACCAGGTTCCTGCTCTGCCTCCCAATATCACCCACCTCTTTCTGGACCGGAACTACATCAGGGAGCTCAGCAGCGCCTCTCTCGAGGACTTTGCTGAACTGCAAGACCTGGATCTGGGAAATCAGAAAGTGAAGCTGGTCATAAGGAACAACGGTTTCCTCCAGCAGAGAAACATGACACGCTTGGTCCTCGGCTTTAATATCGGCCTTCAGCTGGAGCCAAGAGCATTCGCAGGACTGGACAACTTACAATCCCTGTTTCTGGATCATTGCAGGCTGACAGACGCCATCCTGACCAACAGCTTCCTGCAGCCACTTCGGTTCTTGGAAACGCTGGATCTGTTTGGGAATCGCATCATGAGACTCCAGCCGG ACGGCTGGTGTTTGGAGGCGTTCTCTCTGGCTCAGGGCCGGatgctggaggagctgaagaacaTCCTGATCATGGTGGTGGTCGGGAAG GTGACCCACTACCAGCTGATGAAGGTCAACGCCATCAGAGCGTTTGTGAAGAGGAGGGACTACCTGGTCTGGCCAGAGGACCCTCAGGACCTGGACTGGTTTTATGAGCGACTCTTCTCACAGATACTCAAAGACATCAAGGTGAAAGAGTTTGAGGAGGACAAGCCTGAGCCAGAGGTAGAATTAGATGTGGAGGACGGGATGGAGCTGGAAAACATGGGAGCAGTTGCCATGTAG